The proteins below are encoded in one region of Pseudomonas putida NBRC 14164:
- the hemC gene encoding hydroxymethylbilane synthase, with translation MSTREIRIATRKSALALWQAEYVKARLEQAHPGLLVTLVPMVSRGDKLLDAPLAKIGGKGLFVKELETALLDNEADIAVHSMKDVPMDFPEGLGLYCICEREDPRDAFVSNTFDSLEALPAGSIVGTSSLRRQAQLLARRPDLQIRFLRGNVNTRLAKLDAGEYDAIILAAAGLIRLGFEDRITATISVDDSLPAGGQGAVGIECRSADLEIHALLAPLHHADTADRVVAERALNKHLNGGCQVPIACYAVLEGDQLWLRGLVGQPSGGTLLVAEARAPRAGAETLGVQVAEDLLGQGAEAILKEVYGEAGHP, from the coding sequence ATGTCCACTCGCGAAATCCGCATTGCCACCCGTAAAAGTGCCTTGGCCCTGTGGCAGGCCGAATACGTCAAAGCCCGCCTGGAGCAGGCCCACCCCGGTCTGCTGGTGACCCTGGTGCCCATGGTCAGCCGGGGTGACAAGCTGCTCGACGCGCCGCTGGCAAAAATCGGCGGCAAGGGCCTGTTCGTCAAGGAGCTGGAAACCGCCCTGCTGGACAACGAAGCCGACATCGCCGTGCATTCGATGAAAGACGTGCCCATGGACTTCCCCGAAGGCCTGGGCCTGTACTGCATCTGCGAGCGTGAAGACCCGCGTGATGCCTTCGTTTCCAACACCTTTGACAGCCTTGAAGCGCTGCCTGCCGGCAGCATCGTCGGCACTTCCAGCCTGCGCCGTCAGGCCCAGTTGCTGGCGCGCCGCCCGGACCTGCAAATCCGCTTCCTGCGGGGCAACGTCAATACGCGCCTGGCCAAGCTGGACGCCGGCGAGTACGACGCCATCATCCTCGCCGCCGCCGGCCTGATCCGCCTCGGCTTTGAAGACCGCATCACCGCCACCATCAGCGTCGATGACAGCCTGCCGGCTGGCGGCCAGGGTGCGGTGGGCATCGAGTGCCGCAGTGCCGACCTCGAGATCCACGCACTCCTGGCGCCGCTGCACCATGCCGACACCGCCGACCGGGTAGTGGCCGAACGCGCCCTGAACAAACACCTGAATGGTGGCTGCCAGGTGCCGATTGCCTGCTACGCGGTGCTCGAAGGTGACCAGCTTTGGCTGCGTGGCCTGGTTGGCCAGCCGAGCGGGGGTACCCTGCTGGTGGCCGAAGCCCGTGCCCCTCGCGCTGGTGCCGAGACCTTGGGCGTACAGGTGGCCGAAGACCTGCTGGGCCAAGGTGCCGAGGCCATCCTCAAGGAAGTCTACGGCGAGGCCGGCCACCCGTGA
- a CDS encoding uroporphyrinogen-III synthase encodes MSQWRLLLTRPAEDCAALAQSLAAAGVGSSCLPLLAIEPVTVEPRQRLLLEGLHGFQAIIVVSKPAARLLLEQLAEASLQPPRQGWFTVGEATAAVLQGAGLEVNTPPRGDDSEALLALPALLQAVAVPAARVLVVRGVGGRELLAERLAEQGASVEYLELYRRCLPDYPAGTLKRRIEAERLNGLVVSSGQGFEHLQQLAGADWPQLARLPLFVPSPRVAEQARAAGAQQVVDCRGASATALLVAVQRSAAPAS; translated from the coding sequence GTGAGCCAATGGCGCCTGCTGCTGACCCGGCCTGCCGAGGACTGTGCGGCGCTGGCGCAAAGCCTGGCGGCAGCGGGGGTGGGCAGCAGCTGCCTGCCGCTGCTGGCGATAGAGCCCGTCACCGTGGAGCCCCGGCAGCGTCTTCTGCTGGAAGGCCTGCATGGCTTCCAGGCGATCATCGTGGTCAGCAAGCCAGCTGCCCGGTTGTTGCTTGAGCAACTGGCCGAAGCCAGCCTGCAGCCGCCACGGCAAGGCTGGTTCACCGTGGGTGAGGCAACCGCTGCAGTGCTGCAGGGCGCCGGGCTGGAGGTAAACACTCCGCCGCGTGGCGATGACAGCGAAGCCTTGCTGGCGTTACCGGCCCTGCTTCAGGCCGTTGCCGTGCCTGCAGCGCGTGTCCTGGTCGTGCGCGGCGTCGGAGGTCGCGAACTGCTGGCAGAGCGTCTTGCAGAGCAAGGTGCTAGTGTCGAATATCTGGAACTGTATCGTCGCTGCCTGCCGGATTACCCGGCGGGCACCCTGAAGCGCCGCATCGAAGCGGAACGCCTCAATGGCCTGGTGGTCAGCAGTGGGCAGGGTTTTGAACATCTGCAGCAGCTGGCTGGCGCGGATTGGCCGCAGCTGGCACGCCTGCCGCTGTTCGTGCCCAGCCCACGGGTTGCCGAACAGGCCCGGGCCGCTGGGGCCCAACAGGTTGTGGATTGCCGTGGCGCCAGTGCCACGGCCTTGCTGGTAGCCGTGCAGCGCAGCGCTGCACCTGCCTCTTAA
- a CDS encoding uroporphyrinogen-III C-methyltransferase, protein MSETVLSNNDQPSAQAPAEPVTAPPAKRSGSGLAALALLLGAAGVAVGGWGVWQVRQLQGSEFNQGQHIEALTQRAEALQQREQQISAQLASLPAASELEDRRRLVAQLQGDQQRLSQRLETVLGESRKEWRLAEAEHLLRLATLRLSALQDITSAKALVEGADEILREQSDPGAFAAREQLARSLATLNSTQQPDRTGLFLKLAAQRELVQQLSAQSPEFDSNADALGALTADGDGASRLSQWWAEISKYFQIDFNADENVRPLLAGQQLNQLRLALSLTIEQAQWAALNGDAKVYTQALDDARSVLLANFNADNPQSKAMLESLNALADQPVSVVTPDLSESLAAVQAYIQRRHLPAEAEGGKP, encoded by the coding sequence GTGAGCGAGACTGTCTTGTCCAATAATGATCAGCCGTCGGCACAGGCGCCGGCGGAACCTGTCACCGCCCCACCTGCCAAGCGCTCCGGCAGTGGCCTGGCAGCGCTGGCCTTGCTGCTGGGTGCGGCCGGGGTGGCAGTAGGTGGCTGGGGTGTCTGGCAGGTACGTCAACTGCAAGGCAGCGAGTTCAACCAGGGCCAGCACATCGAGGCGCTCACCCAGCGCGCAGAAGCCCTGCAGCAGCGCGAACAGCAGATCAGCGCGCAACTGGCCAGCCTGCCGGCGGCCAGCGAGCTGGAAGACCGCCGGCGCCTGGTGGCGCAATTGCAGGGCGACCAGCAGCGTCTCAGCCAGCGCCTGGAAACCGTGCTAGGCGAAAGCCGCAAAGAGTGGCGCCTGGCTGAAGCCGAGCACCTGTTGCGCCTGGCTACCCTGCGCCTGTCGGCCTTGCAGGACATCACCAGCGCCAAGGCCCTGGTCGAAGGCGCCGACGAGATCCTGCGCGAGCAGAGCGACCCGGGTGCCTTCGCTGCCCGTGAGCAACTGGCACGCAGCCTGGCCACGCTCAACAGCACCCAGCAACCGGACCGTACCGGCCTGTTCCTGAAACTGGCTGCACAGCGTGAGCTGGTACAGCAGCTGAGTGCGCAGTCGCCCGAGTTCGACAGCAATGCCGATGCGCTGGGTGCCCTGACCGCCGACGGCGATGGTGCCAGCCGGCTGTCGCAGTGGTGGGCAGAAATCTCCAAGTACTTCCAGATCGACTTCAACGCCGATGAAAACGTGCGGCCACTGCTGGCCGGCCAGCAACTGAACCAGCTGCGCCTGGCCCTGAGCCTGACCATCGAGCAGGCCCAGTGGGCGGCGCTCAATGGTGACGCCAAGGTCTACACCCAGGCGCTGGACGACGCCCGCAGTGTGTTGTTGGCCAACTTCAACGCCGACAACCCGCAAAGCAAGGCCATGCTTGAGAGCCTCAATGCCCTGGCCGATCAGCCGGTGTCGGTGGTTACCCCCGACCTCAGCGAAAGCCTGGCGGCCGTGCAGGCCTACATTCAGCGCCGTCACCTGCCGGCTGAGGCTGAAGGGGGCAAACCATGA
- a CDS encoding heme biosynthesis HemY N-terminal domain-containing protein, whose protein sequence is MKRVYLLAVLAIVIAAALGIAVAKHSGYVLLSYGSFRYQSGLWAALAGLLAVVALLWLLRYLVGLVLTSSGVVNPWSRRNRSRRIRLAIEQGQLDLAEGRWASAQRHLHRAAEAERQPLLYYLGAARAANEQGRTEDSDNLLERALERQPQAELAIALTHAQLQMDRGESDGALETLLAMQERHPHNGQVLRLLQRLYLQRGDWSALIRLLPDLRKGKVLPAAELAALEQRAWGQNLSLATTRGEDAQSARQALERAWQQLTAAQRQEPQLVLAYAEQLRQVGAQNEAEQVLRTALKRGYESHLARLYGLVRGDDPARQLQTAEGWLKDHPQDASLLLTLGRLSLQNRLWGKARDYLESSLRMERNPEACAELARLLAGLGETERSNQLFQEGLGLLDERLLALPLPEGVRA, encoded by the coding sequence ATGAAGCGTGTCTACCTGCTGGCCGTGCTGGCAATCGTGATTGCCGCGGCACTGGGTATTGCGGTCGCCAAGCACAGCGGTTACGTACTGCTTTCCTATGGAAGCTTCCGCTATCAATCGGGGCTGTGGGCGGCCTTGGCCGGGCTGCTGGCCGTGGTCGCTCTGTTGTGGCTGTTGCGTTACCTGGTCGGCCTGGTGCTGACCTCCAGCGGTGTGGTCAACCCGTGGTCGCGGCGTAATCGCAGCCGGCGCATCCGTCTGGCCATCGAACAGGGCCAGCTGGACCTTGCCGAGGGCCGCTGGGCCAGTGCTCAACGCCACCTGCACCGTGCCGCCGAGGCTGAACGCCAGCCGCTGCTGTACTACCTCGGTGCCGCCCGTGCTGCCAACGAGCAGGGCCGCACCGAAGACAGCGACAACCTGCTGGAGCGCGCGCTGGAGCGTCAGCCGCAAGCAGAACTGGCCATCGCCCTGACCCATGCACAGTTGCAGATGGACCGTGGTGAAAGTGACGGCGCCCTGGAAACCCTGTTGGCCATGCAGGAACGCCACCCTCACAACGGCCAGGTGCTGCGCCTGCTGCAGCGCCTGTACCTGCAGCGCGGTGACTGGTCGGCACTGATTCGCCTGCTGCCCGACCTGCGCAAGGGCAAGGTGCTGCCTGCCGCGGAGCTGGCCGCTTTGGAGCAACGCGCCTGGGGCCAGAACCTGAGCCTGGCCACCACCCGTGGCGAAGATGCGCAAAGCGCACGTCAGGCCCTGGAACGCGCCTGGCAGCAGCTGACCGCGGCCCAGCGCCAGGAGCCGCAACTGGTGCTGGCCTACGCTGAGCAATTGCGCCAGGTAGGTGCCCAGAACGAAGCCGAGCAGGTGTTGCGCACCGCCCTCAAGCGTGGATACGAAAGCCACCTGGCCCGCCTGTACGGCCTGGTGCGCGGTGATGACCCGGCGCGCCAGCTGCAAACCGCCGAAGGCTGGCTCAAGGATCACCCGCAAGACGCCAGCCTGTTACTGACCCTGGGCCGCCTGAGCCTGCAGAACCGGCTGTGGGGCAAGGCGCGGGACTACCTGGAAAGCAGCCTGCGCATGGAACGCAACCCCGAGGCCTGTGCCGAACTGGCTCGCCTGCTCGCTGGCCTGGGCGAGACCGAGCGAAGCAACCAGCTGTTCCAGGAGGGCCTTGGCCTGCTGGACGAGCGCCTGCTGGCGCTGCCCCTGCCAGAAGGCGTACGCGCCTGA
- a CDS encoding disulfide bond formation protein B, with amino-acid sequence MLPARLRTFFLPACLAALAVLVASYHLENIRGLVPCPLCFSQRLLLAVYALLSMAAVLQAPGTQGTLHYARATLGCTLAGALLAARHVWLQGASGAIPVCPVPIGRVFEQSWSEAARQLLLGGPECSSLTWSFLDLTLPEWSLLAFLLLAVPPLSCLLAYRFRTLARS; translated from the coding sequence ATGCTTCCGGCCCGTTTGCGCACTTTTTTCCTTCCTGCCTGCCTGGCCGCATTGGCGGTGCTGGTCGCGTCATACCACCTGGAAAACATACGGGGGTTGGTGCCGTGCCCGTTGTGCTTCAGCCAGCGGCTGCTGCTAGCGGTGTACGCACTGCTGAGCATGGCGGCGGTGCTGCAGGCACCAGGCACGCAGGGCACCCTCCATTACGCACGGGCGACGCTGGGCTGCACGCTGGCTGGCGCGTTGCTGGCGGCACGGCATGTCTGGTTGCAGGGGGCCAGCGGTGCTATCCCTGTATGCCCGGTACCGATCGGGCGTGTGTTCGAGCAATCCTGGAGCGAGGCGGCGCGGCAATTGCTGCTCGGCGGCCCCGAATGCAGCTCGCTGACCTGGAGCTTTCTCGACCTGACGCTGCCTGAGTGGAGCCTGCTGGCCTTCTTGTTGCTGGCCGTGCCGCCCTTGAGTTGCCTGCTGGCGTATCGTTTCCGCACCCTGGCAAGAAGTTGA
- a CDS encoding Rsd/AlgQ family anti-sigma factor: MLDSCQNAQERWGGVHKLIDRWLDERQELVQAFRALRDVKPAFADKDTHGDFCALLVDYVSAWHFEVSEQLVSEAKEFGDTRGLELATQINPRIDDSTQIALAFNDHCTKGECSDPARFAEKLTKLGALLHERFELEDCLIEVLHNAHKEEGTVEA; the protein is encoded by the coding sequence ATGCTCGATAGTTGTCAGAATGCCCAGGAACGCTGGGGTGGGGTTCACAAGCTGATCGACCGTTGGCTGGATGAGCGCCAGGAACTGGTGCAGGCTTTCCGTGCTTTGCGCGATGTGAAGCCGGCCTTCGCCGACAAGGATACGCACGGGGACTTCTGTGCTCTCCTTGTCGACTACGTTTCGGCGTGGCACTTCGAGGTCAGCGAACAATTGGTCAGTGAAGCCAAGGAATTTGGTGACACGCGCGGTCTGGAGCTGGCCACGCAGATCAATCCTCGCATCGATGACAGTACCCAGATTGCTCTGGCCTTCAACGACCATTGTACAAAAGGTGAGTGCTCGGACCCGGCTCGTTTTGCCGAGAAGCTGACCAAGTTGGGTGCCCTGCTGCACGAGCGCTTCGAACTCGAAGATTGCCTGATCGAAGTGCTGCACAACGCGCACAAGGAAGAAGGCACAGTCGAGGCCTGA
- a CDS encoding FKBP-type peptidyl-prolyl cis-trans isomerase — protein sequence MPRYLVLGLCLLVPVAMADSNDHDLAYSLGASLGERLRQDMPGLQLDALVEGLKQSYQGQPLKLDKARMQAVLQQHEAQEGDAATQKLQAAETRFMANERGRYGVRELPEGVLYSELQPGTGAQPKVGGKVQVRYVGRLPDGSVFDQNQAPQWFSLDSVIEGWQVALPRMHAGAKWRLVIPSAQAYGAEGAGDLIAPYTPLVFEIELLAVGD from the coding sequence TTGCCTCGATATCTTGTATTAGGTTTATGCCTGCTGGTGCCAGTTGCAATGGCCGACAGCAACGACCATGACCTCGCCTACAGCCTGGGCGCCAGCCTGGGCGAGCGTCTGCGCCAGGATATGCCTGGCCTGCAACTGGACGCACTGGTCGAAGGCCTGAAACAGTCCTATCAGGGGCAACCCTTGAAGCTCGACAAAGCACGTATGCAGGCCGTGCTCCAGCAACACGAAGCCCAGGAAGGTGACGCCGCCACGCAGAAGTTGCAGGCAGCCGAAACACGCTTCATGGCCAACGAGCGTGGCCGTTATGGGGTACGCGAACTACCGGAAGGTGTGCTCTACAGTGAACTGCAGCCAGGCACAGGCGCGCAGCCCAAAGTTGGCGGTAAAGTGCAGGTGCGCTATGTGGGCAGGCTGCCGGATGGCTCGGTGTTCGACCAGAACCAGGCGCCCCAGTGGTTCAGCCTGGATTCGGTGATCGAAGGGTGGCAGGTGGCCTTGCCAAGGATGCACGCCGGGGCCAAATGGCGCCTGGTAATCCCGTCAGCGCAGGCCTACGGCGCCGAAGGCGCAGGTGACCTGATCGCACCCTACACGCCCCTGGTGTTCGAGATCGAATTGCTGGCGGTTGGCGACTGA
- a CDS encoding AlgP family protein, which translates to MSAKKKPVSTPLHLLQQLSGSLLEHLEDACSQALADAEKLLAKLEKQRGKAQEKLHNGRLKLQDAAKAGKAKAQSKAQKAVGELEGLLDALKERQTQTRSYIQQLKRDAQDSLKLAQGVGKVREAAAKALDQRAVKTTKPAAAKPAARTTAAKPAAKPAAKATAAAKPAAKPAAKTAAAAKPAAKPAAKPAAKPAAKPAAKPAAKATAAAKPAAKPAAKTTAAVKPAAKPAAKATAAAKPAAKPAAKATAAAKPAAKPAAKTTAAAKPAAKPAAKAAAAAKPAAKPAAKASAAAKPAAKPAAAAKPAAKPAPAKAAAAKPAAKPAAKPAAAKAPARPAAKPSAAKPVASKPADAKPATPAVSTPAAATNSATPAASAAPSAPASTPAQAPSSAS; encoded by the coding sequence ATGTCGGCCAAAAAGAAGCCAGTAAGTACGCCGTTACACCTGCTCCAGCAACTTTCGGGCAGCCTGCTCGAACACTTGGAAGATGCCTGCTCGCAAGCGCTGGCTGATGCGGAAAAACTGCTGGCCAAACTGGAAAAGCAGCGTGGCAAGGCCCAGGAAAAACTGCACAACGGTCGCCTGAAATTGCAGGACGCCGCCAAGGCAGGCAAAGCCAAGGCGCAGTCCAAAGCGCAAAAAGCCGTTGGTGAACTTGAAGGGCTGCTCGATGCCCTCAAGGAACGTCAAACCCAGACCCGCTCTTATATCCAGCAACTCAAGCGCGATGCTCAGGACAGCCTCAAGCTGGCCCAAGGTGTAGGCAAGGTTCGCGAAGCCGCCGCCAAAGCCCTTGACCAGCGCGCCGTCAAAACCACCAAGCCTGCCGCTGCCAAGCCAGCTGCCAGAACCACCGCAGCCAAACCTGCCGCGAAGCCAGCTGCCAAGGCTACTGCTGCAGCCAAACCTGCCGCCAAGCCAGCTGCCAAAACCGCTGCTGCTGCCAAGCCAGCCGCTAAACCGGCTGCCAAGCCAGCCGCTAAACCGGCTGCCAAGCCAGCCGCTAAACCGGCTGCCAAGGCTACTGCTGCTGCCAAACCTGCCGCCAAGCCAGCTGCCAAGACTACTGCTGCAGTCAAACCTGCCGCGAAGCCAGCTGCCAAGGCCACCGCTGCAGCCAAACCTGCCGCGAAGCCAGCTGCCAAGGCCACTGCTGCAGCCAAACCTGCTGCGAAGCCAGCTGCCAAGACTACTGCTGCAGCCAAACCTGCCGCGAAGCCAGCTGCCAAAGCGGCTGCTGCTGCCAAACCCGCAGCGAAGCCAGCTGCCAAAGCGAGTGCTGCCGCCAAACCTGCGGCCAAGCCTGCTGCCGCTGCCAAACCTGCAGCCAAGCCAGCGCCAGCCAAAGCCGCTGCCGCGAAACCAGCTGCGAAACCAGCGGCCAAGCCTGCTGCCGCCAAGGCTCCTGCACGTCCGGCCGCCAAGCCATCTGCCGCCAAGCCTGTTGCCAGCAAGCCAGCCGACGCCAAACCTGCTACGCCAGCCGTCAGCACCCCGGCCGCAGCAACCAACTCGGCCACCCCGGCCGCTTCGGCAGCACCGTCGGCACCTGCCAGCACCCCGGCTCAGGCACCGTCTTCGGCGTCCTGA
- a CDS encoding TIGR02444 family protein, which yields MHTDLWNYALALYARPGVEAACLELQAQGGDVCLLLCATWLQARGVALLDARAQALHDIAEPWQREVVGPLRSLRQQWRESASGDTQLAALREQLKGLELQAEKALLARMQECSRQWPADSLEPTDDWLARLAPEPARHHDALDLLRVAAAALQDAEDGA from the coding sequence ATGCACACCGACCTGTGGAATTACGCCTTGGCCCTGTATGCCAGGCCCGGCGTGGAAGCGGCCTGCCTTGAACTCCAGGCGCAGGGTGGCGATGTCTGCCTGCTGCTGTGCGCCACCTGGCTGCAGGCACGTGGCGTGGCCCTGCTGGACGCGCGCGCGCAAGCCCTGCACGACATTGCCGAGCCCTGGCAGCGGGAAGTGGTCGGCCCGTTACGCAGCCTGCGCCAGCAATGGCGAGAGTCAGCGTCGGGTGATACGCAACTGGCGGCGTTGCGTGAGCAGCTGAAGGGGCTGGAATTACAGGCAGAAAAAGCGCTGCTCGCGCGTATGCAGGAATGCTCGCGACAGTGGCCCGCGGACTCCCTTGAGCCCACGGACGACTGGCTGGCCCGGCTGGCGCCGGAGCCTGCCCGACACCACGACGCGCTGGATCTGTTGCGCGTCGCGGCGGCTGCGCTTCAGGACGCCGAAGACGGTGCCTGA